The genomic region CTTTTCGTATAACTGAAGTCCCGTAGAAAGCTACCCCGCATTCAAAGTGAAGGTAAAATGAACGATAATCCATATTTATGGTACCGATAATGGACACCTTGTCATCTGAAACGAACATCTTCGCATGCACAAACCCAGGAATGTATTCATAAATCTTGACGCCACATGCAATAAGTTCCTTGTAATATGAACGAGAAACTTCAAAGATTGATTTTTTATCAGGAATACCCGGCATGATGATACGTACATCTATGCCACTTTCTGCCGCCAGGCACAACGTACGGGCAATCGTATGGTCCAAGACCAAGTAAGGTGTCGTAATCCATACATAGTCCTTTGCCCTGTTGATTATCTGGGTGTAGGCATTCTCAGCAAGTGCAACTTCATCCAACGGATTGTCTGCAAAAGGCTGTACGAACCCATCACTGGCAACGGAAGACAACGTCGGCTTGAAGGGCACAAGGTCATCATCTTCTCCTGTCTGCAATGCCCACATTGACAGGAAGCAAGTAGTAAGGTTCCATACGGCATCTCCCTTGAGCATCACTGCAGAATCTTTCCATTGGCCAAAACGTACGGTCCTGTTGATATACTCATCAGACAGGTTAAGTCCTCCTGTGAAACCGATGTTCCCGTCAATGACACAGATCTTCCTATGGTCACGATAATTCAGCCGTATGTTGACATGAGGTCTGAATCGATTAAAAGCCTGAGCTTTGAAACCTTTCGCCTGGAGTTCACGGTAATAGTAGTCAGAAACCCGCCCAAGGGAGCCGAAATCATCATAGAGGATGCGGATCTCAACTCCTTCTTTCAGCTTCTGTTCCAAGATAGCAAGTACCTGGCTCCACATCTGACCTTCGGAAATCTGAAAATATTCCAAGAATATGAAAGACCTTGCCTTCTTCAGTTCTTCCAGAAAACAGGAAAAGAAATCATCACCCAAGGGAAAGTAATCAGCCTCAGTATGTGCCCACACAGGGCTGTATGCCGCCCGAGCAATATATTGGCTCATGCAATAGCAATCCCGGTCTTCATGTTCAAGTTCCAAAGCATGTTCTTTCATGGTTGCCGGAAAACGGGTACTGTATTTTGAATACTCGTTCATGTAGGACTCAGTACGGTGTCTTCCTATGATTGTCAGGCGTTTCTTACCGAACAGCAGATAAAAGATACTGCCATAGACAGGCGCCAACATGATAATCATGACCCATCCTATGGCATACTCAGGTTCATGTTTGTTGAACAGCACCCACAGACATACACCAAATGAAAGATAGGTAAACAACTGGTAAACAAGAGGGTATCTGATGGTATAGCTGAATACCCTGAAGATAATTGCAATTTGTATGGCAATCAACAGAAGGGAAATAAAAAACCTGCTCAGTAGAAACTTCAGTAACTTTTTCATGGCAATCCGATATAGTTCCAGCGGCAGTCACCCACTTTTCCCCCTAAAGGC from Spirochaetia bacterium harbors:
- the cls gene encoding cardiolipin synthase, encoding MKKLLKFLLSRFFISLLLIAIQIAIIFRVFSYTIRYPLVYQLFTYLSFGVCLWVLFNKHEPEYAIGWVMIIMLAPVYGSIFYLLFGKKRLTIIGRHRTESYMNEYSKYSTRFPATMKEHALELEHEDRDCYCMSQYIARAAYSPVWAHTEADYFPLGDDFFSCFLEELKKARSFIFLEYFQISEGQMWSQVLAILEQKLKEGVEIRILYDDFGSLGRVSDYYYRELQAKGFKAQAFNRFRPHVNIRLNYRDHRKICVIDGNIGFTGGLNLSDEYINRTVRFGQWKDSAVMLKGDAVWNLTTCFLSMWALQTGEDDDLVPFKPTLSSVASDGFVQPFADNPLDEVALAENAYTQIINRAKDYVWITTPYLVLDHTIARTLCLAAESGIDVRIIMPGIPDKKSIFEVSRSYYKELIACGVKIYEYIPGFVHAKMFVSDDKVSIIGTINMDYRSFYLHFECGVAFYGTSVIRKVKKDMQDMLMQSTLITQETVRNVSLSRRFVRGVLRFIAPLM